A part of Candidatus Saccharibacteria bacterium genomic DNA contains:
- a CDS encoding M48 family metalloprotease: MKNIAKTTVLLAILTAVFMGVGYAIGGQNGMWVALAFATVANFAMYWWSGDMVLRMQGAILLDTTSHASIAQMVAELAQKDNLPMPRLFYIDTPIPNAFATGRNQSHAVVAVTRGITELLSDSELKAVIGHELGHVKHGDMLISTVAASLGGAISGLAQMAFFFGGNEENRNPFASLVVLLLAPFVAMLIQLAISRGREFDADEHGAELLGNGEALASALLKLESVRPALGDYQPTPNDKAINHLMFANMFSLQGLGALFSTHPPAEARIARLKEWGNTAKGSGVKKTH; this comes from the coding sequence ATGAAGAATATAGCAAAGACAACAGTTCTATTGGCGATACTCACAGCGGTGTTTATGGGTGTTGGCTATGCGATAGGGGGACAAAATGGCATGTGGGTTGCCCTTGCATTTGCCACTGTAGCTAATTTTGCGATGTATTGGTGGAGCGGCGATATGGTACTTCGTATGCAAGGAGCCATTCTGCTTGATACAACGAGCCATGCATCCATAGCGCAGATGGTGGCGGAATTGGCACAAAAGGACAACCTTCCAATGCCTCGATTGTTTTATATCGATACGCCGATCCCAAACGCTTTTGCTACGGGTCGCAATCAATCTCATGCTGTTGTAGCCGTAACGCGGGGCATTACCGAATTGCTAAGTGATAGCGAGCTGAAAGCTGTTATAGGGCACGAACTTGGGCATGTGAAGCACGGCGACATGTTGATTAGTACAGTTGCGGCCTCACTGGGTGGTGCAATTAGCGGGCTTGCTCAAATGGCATTCTTTTTCGGCGGCAACGAAGAAAATCGCAATCCATTTGCGTCTCTTGTCGTACTGTTGCTGGCTCCATTTGTGGCGATGTTGATCCAACTAGCAATCAGCCGAGGTCGAGAGTTCGATGCTGATGAGCATGGAGCGGAGTTGCTTGGAAACGGTGAAGCACTTGCTAGCGCCCTTTTGAAACTGGAGTCGGTCAGGCCGGCTCTCGGGGATTATCAGCCGACTCCTAACGATAAAGCGATCAACCACCTCATGTTTGCAAATATGTTCAGTCTGCAAGGACTCGGGGCATTATTTAGCACGCATCCGCCAGCAGAAGCAAGAATTGCTAGGCTAAAAGAATGGGGAAACACAGCTAAGGGTTCAGGTGTCAAAAAAACTCATTAG